In Apostichopus japonicus isolate 1M-3 chromosome 5, ASM3797524v1, whole genome shotgun sequence, a single window of DNA contains:
- the LOC139967321 gene encoding uncharacterized protein produces the protein MSLPGTSGPAASGAQPSQADLAMMSQFFRRAMSFQGIPHGRLQKFTGPPYRAGELSLLEWLEEFETIVSPFNPTGEEKARQLIEHLGGAAKEEVKCMGETERNDYDEIVAALKMCFGAHESVQSLRGSFHNRVQQEQESLSDFSRALKRLYSKMEMAAPTDKEKNALRHLRDGALRSQFVQGARDTWVRRELRRIDMATNDKSFDVMRQEVLTLFQESEQLQSPVRMTRAREAQVELPKEAKPDQMSLISDLLAGQKNLADAVERLSGELATIKSKLPGPSRTPLSEIVCFKCNSKGHIAANCRSRQGDTRPGSNRWAPQPRAWHPQQQSQAPADVPSASRPGNC, from the coding sequence ATGTCTCTCCCTGGTACGAGTGGACCAGCTGCCTCTGGTGCACAGCCTTCACAAGCTGATTTAGCGATGATGTCACAATTTTTTAGGAGAGCAATGAGTTTCCAGGGCATCCCACATGGCCGGTTACAGAAATTTACTGGGCCTCCTTATAGAGCGGGTGAGCTGTCCCTATTGGAGTGGTTGGAGGAGTTCGAAACCATAGTGTCTCCTTTTAATCCAACGGGTGAAGAGAAGGCTAGACAGCTGATCGAGCACCTTGGTGGCGCAGCCAAAGAGGAAGTGAAGTGCATGGGAGAGACGGAAAGGAACGATTATGACGAGATTGTTGCCGCTTTAAAGATGTGTTTTGGTGCACACGAGAGTGTGCAGAGTCTCCGTGGCAGTTTCCACAACCGAGTCCAGCAGGAACAAGAGTCCCTATCAGATTTTAGTAGAGCACTGAAGCGGCTGTATTCTAAGATGGAGATGGCTGCTCCAACAGATAAGGAAAAAAATGCTCTCCGCCACTTGAGAGATGGAGCACTGCGCTCACAGTTTGTACAGGGAGCCAGGGATACGTGGGTGAGACGAGAACTCCGGAGAATCGATATGGCGACGAATGACAAGAGTTTTGACGTGATGCGACAGGAAGTCCTTACCCTTTTCCAGGAGTCTGAGCAGTTGCAGTCACCTGTTCGAATGACCAGGGCGAGGGAGGCGCAAGTGGAATTACCGAAGGAAGCAAAGCCTGACCAGATGTCCCTGATTTCTGACCTCCTTGCTGGGCAGAAGAACCTCGCTGATGCTGTGGAACGTTTAAGCGGGGAACTTGCAACGATAAAGTCCAAGCTACCTGGCCCTAGCAGAACCCCACTATCAGAGATTGTCTGTTTTAAGTGTAATAGCAAGGGGCACATAGCAGCAAACTGTCGCAGCCGACAGGGTGACACCAGGCCGGGATCCAACCGGTGGGCTCCTCAACCTAGGGCCTGGCATCCTCAGCAGCAGTCACAGGCACCAGCAGATGTACCTTCAGCTTCTCGGCCGGGAAACTGCTAG